The sequence AGGCGGAGCTGTTCCTTAAGACCATGTGGCAGGCGCTTGGACCTGGGGGTCCCCACCACAGACAGCCTTGTGATTGGCCTCTGGACAGTAGCCTGCTGGAGGGCCCTAACCCGAGAGACCCATTGCAGTCCAGCTCCCCCATTTCTGAAACCGCTCTCTACCTGTATAGAGCTTTGACCCTTTTCACATAGTGAGCTCATTTGGGCTAGAATATAACATCAGAGAAATAATTCCATTTCACGGCTAAGGAACCTGAGGTATCATGAGATGCAGCAGCTTGCCGCAAATCTCCCAGCTAGTGAGCAAGAGGGTGGAATTCAGATGCAGGACATCTGCCTCTACCTATGCTATGATACTGatcactagccacatgtggctatttaaattattacagttaaaaattttaaaatttattgcctCAATCCCACCAGTGCTCAACACTTAAATGCTACTAATGCCTACCACTTCACATGGTTTTagatagaatatttccatcattgcagaaagttctgttggacagGATGAAATTCTCTTAGCGACACCTTGaagtgaagttaaaaaaaaaacacaacttatgTTTGAGTCCTATTcttatgaatttgagcaagttatttatattctgtgcctcagtttcttaatctatAAAGTGGAGATGTCAGACACTACCTGCCATTACAAGTAGTGAGTAAACAATGACTGATCTTTCCACCAGCCCAGTATCCAAGCTATTGGTAACTTCCATTATGCTGGTTGTTGGGAGTGACCTTATCCCTGTCTCAGAGAGACTTGGGGGCCAGTGGAAGTGTTGAGTATGTAAATAAAGAGGTGCATTGAAGTGTTTCATGTTCACTAATGGAAGTCAGTGGGAGCCCACAGTGGGGTGTCTTTATGGAAGAGGATGCCAAGAAAAGTTTGAGAAGGGTTGGGCTTTGCTGAGTTTTGAAAAGTTTCTTCTATATGGCCAAAAGGGGTCTCTTGAAACAGGACAAGGTAGTGTTTAAAGGaaggaggggttgggggtggggacaaCTTGGACTGCTATCATCCCCTTTATGACATTACCTCTGTGACCTGCCCCTCCTGTCTTGCAGAATTAGGTGTGCCCTTCTGTGGAGCACATGGCCATAGCCTAGCTTTACAGTGATTGTTGCCCACGTGAAGGTGCGGTGAAGCTGGACATCCACTAGAGTATGGCAGCTGCTCACTCAACCCTCACAGGACAGCAATGCCTGGGTGAGCCAGCCAGAATTCTAATTTGTCACGGATCCATCTCCCAGGGTTCAGAGCTAAAACCAAATTTGCCGGCTGATCAGAACAGACTGGATGGTCTCCAGTCAGCCAGTCCTCTCCTGAAGGCATACCTTTTGTTCCCAAGAGAGAACTTTTGGGACTGCTCAGTCACCAGCCGCAGGGTTGAGAAAGTTAGGGTTGACTAGAGAGGTCTGTGGAGGACCCATCTTCACTTGTGTGAGCCAATCTACCAGTGACTGACAGATCTGGGTTCCTGGACTCTGCTTGAGAGGGCATTGCTAGAGTTTGCCTCTCACACTGTCCATTTGGTACCTGCCTGACTGATAGGCAGCCCTTATGAGTGATTATATGGACTTATGTTTAATAGTGTTTCTGTTTAAGAGtggggctttggagtcagacctgGGTTCCAGGGCTGCCTCTGCTATGCGATTTAAGACAAATTATTTAACATCTTGGAACCGTATTTATCTCACCTGTGACATTTGAGTGTGTAACAGTTTTCGTACTACCTCCAAAAAGGTTGCTTACAGTCTTGTCTTGAGGGCTGTTGCATAACTTGTTTTTTTGGTAGATTGAAACAATGatacttattttctgtttccaagtgctgtcttttttttggtgggggggcggTCTGGGGGTTCTGCCCTTTTATTTTCCCCATAATACTGCCCTGGCTTTCAAATCTACCCCCAAGGACCTTACCCAAGCTCCATCTGCCAGGAGCTGCAGATTAGGTCAGCTTCCTTTTAGTTCCCCAGAGTAGTTCTTACCCTCTCTGGGCTGTTGCAGAGACTCCTCTCCCTGGAATGCTGTTCCTCCCTTGGCCAACTCCTCACCAATTTGCATTCAGTAGGTTTCAGTTTAAATGTCACCCCTTCAGAGAGGACATCATTGACCACTTTATCTGAAGTATAAAACACCTGTGTTATTCCTCTGttgcttgctttttgtttctcttcactgGGCAGTAAGCGCCATGAAATCAGGGACCATCTGTAGCTTGTTCTTCTGATCCCCAGCACCTAGCCCACCACCTAGCACGTGGTCTTCGCTGAATACTGTGGAATAACTGAAGCCCCAGGAAGCGCTGGATAAGGAGTCAGGACCCTATTAGAAACTGGCAGGGCAGCCAGTGCTCTATGCTTCCAGCTTCAGTGCCCCATTCATGAAGGGTGTGGGGCAGGTAAGGCCCCGAGTTTGGCCCCGCTGGAAGTAGCCCCCGGAACCGCTACCTGAGGCCTGATTGTGCCAAGGGAATCGTTTCTAAGGCGACAAAAAACTGAGGGCGGGGCCTCAGAACGGAGGGTTGCGGGCCCCCGCAGGGCGCTCCCGCGAGACGCGACTGCGCGCAGAGGGGAGGCGGGCTCTGGGGCCCCGGGaatgcgcgcgcgcgcgcggcgAGGGTCTTATGCAGGGGCCCACCGCGGCGCTGCTCCTGAGGGCAGGGGAGCTGGGGGCCGCAAAGCAGGACTCCACCGCCTGGTTTCGCCAGGAGAGGGGCCCCGTGTGCACCTGGCCACGGAAGCCGCAGCCGCTCGAGCTCCGCGCCACTTCCCCCGCCCCATGGCCCAGGGCACGCCACTCCGAGTTCCGGCTTCCAGAGGAGGCTCCGGCACACGGCCAAGACTGGGTCTGCAGTCCAGCCTCAGCGCGCCGCCTAGACTGCGCCCTCCAGCCCTCGGCCCACGACAGCCACGCCCAGGGCGCCGAGGATCCCCGCCCCGCTGGGCCCTCGGCTTCCCCGGCCCAGGAGCACGCCCCGCCCCAGGACGGTGAGGCCACTTGCGGCCGCCCTTCCTGGCCCAAGGCGAAGTCTTGGGGCGGACGTGAGAATCCAGGGAACCGGAGAAGAGCGGTAGAGGATAGGCAGCGGGATGAAGGGTGGAGAGAGAAGGGGTGCCTACTCCACGCCCACTCCGCATCTTTCTGCAGGTTCTCTCGTCCTTTGGCGAGGATTCTCCAAGGCGTCTCAACACATGGGCCGGCTCAGAAACGCCAAGATCCACGTGGAGAGAGCTGTCAAGGtcggagggggttgggggaggggctaGAAAAGGCCTGGAGGGTGGCTCACCCTGCCTCCTTGCACTATATTCTCCCCTgcttagaaaataaagaagaaaaaaccttGATCCCACGCCTGTCTTCAAATACTTCTCCAGTTTTCAACACGCTGTCCACAACCAAAATTCTAGGCAGAATTCAACTACTTTATCTGGGTTTCAGTCCTCAGCCCCCACCACGCTGGGTCCCTATCCTTCACCACTCTCATCAGGAACCTCTCTGGTTAAGGTCACTGGTAACCTCTAAGGAGCCAGATCCACCAGTCAGTCCCTTTTCTTTCCTGACCTTGGTTTGGCACCTGTGTCATTCTGCACCAGCACACCTTTCCTCTTGGCTGTCTGCACActcctgcttttcctttctccctcccaggCAGCTACTTTTCAGTTGCCTCTGAAGACTTCCCAGGACATTCCTGTTTCCCTGGATCCCTCTCTACACTTGTCGCCTTGGCTGTGAGTTCAATCTGTCCTGCgcccttttcattctctctccagcccagcctggcctccGTGGATCTAGTCCCCCACTTGATATCTCCATCGAGGGAACATCAAAGCatctcaaacccatgtcttagACCATACTCTTCATTTTCCTGCCCAGACCTGTTCTTCTCCCTGCTCTTTGGTCTTTTCCATCTCCCAGTTGCTCGGGCCAGGAAATGTGATCTTTCTGTTCCCTCAGTCACACATCTAATCCTAATAGCAAAACTAGTCTCTATTTCCGAAAGGAATTTCAACTCCCACCTTGTTCCCATCTCTGCTGGAGGCACCTAGAGAAACCACAACAGCCTTCTCACTAGTCTCCTTGCTTCCATCCTTGCCATCTGTTTTCCATAGGACAGCAAGCCACATTCAACAGCCTCCAACCATGTCACTCCCTCCCTTCACCTTATTGCTTCACGCTGCTCTTAATATAAAATCCAAGTTCATCCCATTTTTCTACTTGTTTACAGTCTGTTTCTCCTACTAGAATATATAAATTTCATGAAGGCAGAGACCATAGCTGTCTGACTCACCATTATCTCCCCTGTGACCAGCACTTAGGCTATACTTactgaaaaagtatttttctgtCACCTTATAGCAGAAGAAGATCTTTATGATCCAAGGTCGCTACCCTGTGATCCGGTGCCTCTTGCGCCAAAGGGGCTGGGTGGAGAAGAAGATGGTCCATCACTTGGGTACCACTTTGCCACAGCCGCACAAGGATCTGGACAGCTCAGTAATGGGTGACAGTGACACGACTGAGGATGGTGAGATATCCCTCCCTTCCCACAGGCTGCTTGAGTCCCTTTTCTTTGGTCCCACTGTCCCAAGGTTGAGGCTTTGATGTGGGGCTGAGGGGCAGGGACCGGGGCCTTCCCACACCTGGGCTCTACATCTACAGAGGATGAAGATGAGGAGGAGGCATTCCGGCCACCACAGCTGTTTGACTTCGATGAGTTATTGGAATTTGATGACCTACATGGGACACATGCTCTGATGGTAAGGATCCAGCGGGCTGGATAGGGGTCTGCTTCTTTCAAGAGAAAGCACTAGAGTCCAGCTTGGTGACCCCAGACAAGCCGTTTTGTAaatctcagtttccctatctgtggTAAAAATGATTGGTTCTCTAAAGCCTAGGTAGGCCAGTGGAGTGGTGAGTGACACAGATAAGGCTGGCCTGGGATCAGGGCTCTTTGCCAGGTTGTATCAGAAGCTGGCACAATCTCCACACCTGGTAATTTCCCCCTTCCAAATAAAACCCCATCTTCCTCCGTTGTTGGCAAGTGAAGGTTAGAAGGAAGgacttaaaaaattttgaaagaggcTGATATGATGATGGGGAGGATATGTGTGTTGAGATCAAGACACTTGGCTTTGAATCTTCGTACCACCACTTTCTGAGTTGAACTATGCCAAACTGCCATTTTTGTATGTCAGGTGAGGTTGAGGACATTCCACATGGTCCAACATTGTGAACCTGGGACAAGTCCCTGAGCCTCAGtcccctcatctgtgaaatggggataatggtAGCACCTACCACATAGGGttatggtgaggattaaatgaatcgACATGGAAAGCTTAAGCACAGGGCCTGACACATGGTGTTACTGGTTATCAGTAATCCTTCCTCCCAGAGTTCTAGGAAGGATGGGGAGAGGTGGCGCTCACGAGAAAACTTAGTCACATGCTCTGTGACCATCAGCTTAGAGTCACTGCCCTGCCACTGAGTAAGTCACTAATGGCCGAGACCCAGAACAAGGTGTGGCATTCAGTTGTGGAGTTTAGTCACAGCCTAGGGGCACCTGGTTGAAAGAGCTGCAAGCCAGCCTGCTCTGTTCACCAGTGTGTGCCCCAAAGGGAagagatgtcttttctttttttttgtttttgagatgtcCTTTCATAACTTACAAAAAGATGACATGTGAGCTAGAGGCCCCCTTGGGAGGATCCTCTCTCTCCATTCACCCACCTTGCTCAGCACGGCAGGGAGAAGCTTCCTCAGGCCTTGTGGTGCCCACATCaaccttccctgtctcctcccctctccccagtcaCGTATGGTTCGGAACGAGATCCCCTACTTCATCTGGACTACTCGTCGGGACATCCTGGACTGTCGCTTCCTCTCCAAGGATCAGATGATAAACCACTATGCTCGGGCAGGCTCCTTTACCACAAAGGTGAGCTCTTCAGAGCGCAGGCATGGCAGCTGCCAACCCCCCAGCTCTTGGGCTGGCAGTCCCTTTTTCTGCTCTCTTTGTCAGTAAGAGTTCTCAGGAGGTGGGGAGGTACGTGGTTCAGTTGGATTTGGACGCACCTGTGTTCAAATCCAACCTGTGCAGCATGTCTGGCACATATAGACACGGTGACTAAAATAGACTCCAGGAGCCAAATGGGGTCTAGAGTAAGAACAAACACCATAGCCAATGACTATGAGCAGGGGGACCCTTCTCTCCTAAGCAGAGACTGGTTGATGGTTGATGGTCTGGCTGATGGTTCTATTATATCTTGTCTTGGTtaagtgacttcacctctctgagcctcaggctcCTCTTCTTTAAATGAGAATTCCAGTAAGACCTATTCTCTAGGGTTATGGCAAGAATGATAGGCTTTATAATTGGGACCTGCTGGTCTATTATTAGTGTGGACTGGGAAGGAGTTCTCAAAGAGGCAGGTATTTAAGGATGCGAAAAGGTGGCTAGAAGGATGCAGGGAATTCTGGGCAGAGGGAACCACATGGGCAGCATGTGGAGGTGGATATGAGCCTAGCAAGTGGGGCAGAGGCTCTGAGCCTGTCCACGCAGCATCCCCTTGAGCTCTCTGGGTGGGTGCCCAGtgtggagagtcccttggaggcCCCCTGGGCaagtcccaccccaccccctcagcgGCTGACTCCATAGGTGGGTCTGTGTCTCAATCTCCGGAATTTGCCGTGGTTTGATGAGGCTGATGCCGACTCCTTCTTCCCGCGCTGCTACCGCCTGGGGGCTGAGGATGACAAAAAGGCCTTCATAGGTAAGGAGATACCATCCCCATGCCTGGCCCCTCAAGCCAAAGGAGGAGGGCTAAAGCCCTGGCTGGTGTTAGAGAGCAAAGGGCCTCTCTCATGCCGTCATCTACCCCAGcagatttccttctccatcctcaaCCCTCATCTTTCCCGTATGTGCCTCCCTTAATGAGCCCCCTACCTTGGTCACCCCAGACCTCCAGAAGAGCTGACATAGTTTATCTTATTTTCTAGAGCAGGTTCTAAAAGTTAGTCACTTAATTGAGTTTGGAATCCAGAATAAGTTTCAATCCCCTGTCAGATTCCGCTGACTAGATCGGGTTCCAAGTCTAGTTCCAAGAAAAGTTTCTAGACTTTGGGGCTCACAGACAGAGTAGGCTCCAACTCCAGCACACACTCTAAATTCAGGTCAGAATTTGGATCCACATTAGACGCTAGGTTTAAATTAGTCTCCAAATCCTATATAGCTAGGGGCCAAGGTCTGGTTCTCAGGCTAGAATAAGTATCAAAAGTGGATCAggacattgtaagtcaactatacgtcacataaaaaaaataaaaattcacacacatgcacaatagGAAAAAAAGGTGGATCAggaacagaggaggagaaatcAGACAGGAGAATCACGCAAGATTCTGAAGGTGGAATATGAGCCAAGTCAGGTCAGATTCTGGGGCTCATTCCACAGTGGAAACAGAAGCCAGGTTCTAAGTGGGGTTCTAGAGTCAGAAACAGTAGTCAGGTTCCAGATCCAGAGTGGGGCAGGTCATGATCAGGTTCCGGAACCAGAACAGGCCCGGAGCCTAGGGGCTGAGGAGGGTATCCCCTGCCCCGGGAGCAGAGGACTTCTGGCTGACAGCTGCCCGCAACGTTCTCAAGCTGGTGGTAAAGTGCGAGTGGAAGTCAAACTCTGTCGAAGAAGAAGAGGCCCCAAGTAAGTACTGTGGTCACCTCTGCTCCCCTAACCATTTATCCTCCTACGCAGCACACCTCACCCATCTGTCATGGTATTTTTCTCATCCATCTGCCCATCCACCACCCCTTCCTACCCACTCTTCCGTACATCTCCCCTTCTTTCTGTCCACAGTCTGTTCATCCATCTGCTTCCCTACTTACCCACCCATCTCACATTCAcctacccatccacccatccatgcATTCATCCTTCCCCCCACTGTTGATCTGTTCATTCACCTCCTTCTGTCAACTCCACACTGCCTATCAATCCACTCCACTTTCCTGCCTATCTACATACTTATGCTTCCACAGACCCACCTCCCATCCATGTACTTCTTTTCCATCCTGCCATCCACCACTTAATCTATCCTCTGGCCCATCCACTCATCATTCTTCTGTCCCACCCACCCACTTAGCCACATGTCTTCCTATCTGTTTGTTAATTGACCCACTGCCTCGCTCGGTTCTCCGCTGGGCTTGGCATGTGGCAGAGTGCTCTAGAGAGGACAGACTTAAGAGGACATGGTCCGTCCCTGCCTGTGGGGAGCTCAGATCTGTGAGGAGAGGCAGCAGTAAAACCATGTAGTTTGATGTGGTCTGAGGACCGCTCGTGCCTTGTGACGGGGGACCCAGACAGTCTCTCCCTACTTGTCGGCTCAAGCAGCTGCTGGCCCTTTCCCTTTCTGGACTTAGCTCCCACCTTGCACTTCCTGTCCTGTAGCCCAGAGTTGCCAGAATTCCTCAGGGGTTTGGTGAAATGAGAGGCAGCTCGGCTGTGAGAAGGAAGCCCTGGCTCCTCCCGAGGGACACCTCCCTGGGGCTGTCTCCTGGTGTGTCAGGAGCGGGGCTCAAGGAGCCTCAGGTGTGTCAGAGCCCCCAAGCACAGAGAGGCTGCAGGTGTGTCTGCTGGGGCTCTAGGCGCTGAGATGTTTGGGGACATTGAGGGTGAGCCTCAAATGAATGACAGGTCCTGCACAGTGAGGGGCAAGGGCGAGCACTGGGACCCCAGATGAATTTAGAACAAAGCCCTGGGTGAGTGACAGGTTCCACAGCAGTAGGGGCTGCAGGTGTATTTCAGGTGAAGTCACGGGTAAGTGACAGGCCTTGGGGCAGTGGGAGCCGTGGAGTGTGAGATAGTGAcagcccccacccctaccccatctCTACAGGAGACAAGCAGCCgaggaaacaggagaaaaagcCAGCGTCGGTGTCCCCAGAGTTTGTGGATGAGGCTTTGTGTGCCTGCGAGGAGCACCTTAACAACCTGGCGCATATGGACATCGACAAGGACGTGGAGACCCCGCTCTACCTGAGCCCCGAGGGCTGGTCCCTCTTTCTCCAGCGCTACTACCAAGTGGTCCAGTGAGTGCCTCTGCAGCCCGGGCCATGGGGCGTGCTCTCAGGCAGCTTTCATGTTCATAGCTGATGGTCAGGGACAGAACCTCTCTGTCGAATGCCCAccgcccccagctcctccccaaGTCTCCCTGTTTTCATTCACCCACTATTCTCCTTCAGAACCCTCAGGAGTTCTCACTGCCTTCATATCAGGGTCCTGACTACTCTTCCCCAGATCCCCGGTGTAGCATAGTGACTAAAATCATGGCCTGTGCTGTCAGACAGATCTGAGTTCAAGTTCTGCCTGTCCTATTTCCaagttctgtgaccttgggaatcTCACTCACCTATCTGATCTTTGCTTTTCTCAAATGTAgaataggtttaaaaataatgTCTGCCTCAAAGGTAGGATTAGGGTAATTTTTATGATGTGCTCAGCACTGACTCATAGTATTCATTCACAAAGTAAGACTTGTTAAGTCATTTAGGTTTTATCCTAGAAACCAGCATTTCGCAAAGCCTATTATATAGAACACTAGTTCTACATGCTGAAATGGAGTTTATGAAAAAAGGGTTTTGTGGTCAGTCACATTTGGAAAACACTGAGTGGAACAAAGTTAAAATAGGtttccttgacacaggacttttCAGAAGATGGTGTAAACTCCCAAGAGGGACAGAGTATGCAGTGTATCCTGTACTTACGtgaccccagccccctgccccaagTATCCTTAGTGGTTGTATTCGCAGGACATTTTGGGGAAAGGTTCTTGAGCAGAGGAAAGGAGTATTGAGACGGGCCTGGGCCTGTTGTAGGGAGATGCTCTTCAGCACAGTATGTAGGAAAAACTGGCAGGAAGAGGGCCTGAAGGCATTTACTGAGCccttcctatgtgccaggcatcgtGCCAGACCCAAGAAATGAAGCAAAATCCGTGCCCTCAGGAGCAGACAGCTCAAGCAGGGAGACTTGCAGCAAGTCAGGGGGCGGGCTAAAGGCCTCAGGTGGCGTGATGTTAGAATAGAAACGAACAGGCAGATTTAGTGATTGATAGGGGACACTGAAGAACTAGTAAATGAACTTTGAACGAATGACTTAGCCAGCAAACCCACATCATTGATGAATaactcatttgtatctttttttaaacactAGAGAATGAAAACTAGGTGATCCCATACTTTCCCCTTAGCTGCCAGAAAACATAAAGCTGCCCTTCTGAAATTAAGAAtcactgggggacttccctggtggtccagtggctaagattccaagcTCCTGATACAGGAGGaaacggttcaatccctggttagggaactagattccacatgctgccactgaaagagcctgcatgccacagtgaaagCAACTAAAACcgaatacagccaaataaattaaaaatattaaaaaaataatgtcaggACTGAGTTATAATAGTCGGTGGAAATAATGTCAGTCCTTTGCATTTCTGGATGTGGGGCAAGTCGAGGGCTGAAGGAACCTCTCAAAAGCAGGATTAGGAAATTTCCCTGGTCatgcagtggttaaaactctgcttccaatgcatggggtgcaggttcaatccttgctcggggaactaagatcccacatgctacatgaagcagtcaaaaaaaaaaaaagttaattaaaaaaaaaaaatcaggattacATAAAATATTACCTCATGTAACATTGCACTGAATTGTTAGATCATTAGCATTAATTAAGTCAATATTTATTGCTGCTtctcagcttttaaaaacaaatccacaGCTCACCAGCCaggcttcttttttccccctcccctgaCCACCAGATCGACTTTCCACAGAACTGCTGGGTtttttactaaatataaaatcataCTGTCAGCCTGAATATGCTTTTTCAAATTGCATGTGTCCCTGCCACTGCCATGGACACTTTCCTGGGCCAGATCACAGATTTGCTCAGTAGATTCTTTATGCCACGGCCACAGAAACGTTTCCAGCAAACCTTGTGGAAAAAGAAGAGCCCAGGAATCATGTGTGAAAAAGAGGCCTTGCCGAGACCCCTCCATCTGATTGTCCCTgttcccagccctgcccagctgcCACTGCTGTGCCTGCCTTAGTAACGGAGATAAGTTCTCCGTGGCTGGAGACATCCAAGAGGCTCCAGCCTCTTTAATGTCCGAGAGATGTTAAAAGAGAGGTTACCATCTAGCGGAGGCTTCCTTCCTATTcactcaaaagaaaagaaatgggagaGTTTGGCTGAGGCCACCATCTGGGATATTTTGTGACTTGGTTTAGTTTGAGGACATTTCGTGTCCTGTAGGGAACAGGTTCCTTTTTGTCCCCGAACTCTTACCCATACAGCCCAGTCGCTGCCAGAGACTTCCTTACtcaaccattcattcatttaacaaacttCTAGGGAGTACCTAATAAGTGCTGGGGTACTACTTGGGGATGGGAGAATAACAGAGAATAACAACTACAGAAATTATTCCTGGTCTCATAGAGTTTTCATTCCAGTGAGCAGAGACAGGTGGTGACCAAATAAGTGTAGGTGTCAGGTGGTAAGTGATGAGAAGAGAAATAAGTCTAGGAGATGTATGATACAGTTGTGCAAGAAAAGAATTAGATGAGGAAGGGGCCCGCCTACCCACCAGTGTTAGGTTAAAGATTAGGAGAGGAGTGAACTGCCAAAAACACTTGTGGATGAAAGATTCAGGCAGGCTAGAGTTTGCATCCTGGCTCAGCCTCTTAACTcagtgtgtggccttgggcacatCCCTTAACCAACCCTGCAAGCTTCAGTTTATACTTCTCTAAGATCGGACCAATAACATCTCCTTGAAGATGGATTAGTGATAATGTATATAAAGCCCttggcacaatgcctggcatgtagaGGTGCCTCATCATTTGATGCTGGTATGATTAAATTCTGCCAAAGAGCAGTTTTAATATAATAGAGAGAGAGGTGGCAGAAGgtggagtactggagtgggagggGGTACGGTAGGTAGAACGTACCATTCCAGCAGTCAGGGACAGTGCCCTGGGCAGGGTGGATCTGGGGCACAGCCTGAGGGCGGGGGTGGAGGATTGGGAGAGCCCTATCCAGGTCTCGAGGGGAAGTGTGTGACCAAAGCTGGTGGGACCATGGCCAGGGGGCTTGTGTCTCCCCTTGCCTTGTTCACCAGAAtgcccccaggcccagccctgcccaagTCCCATCATCTCCCCACAGCGAGGGGGCAGAACTCAGGTACCTCGACACTCAGGTCCAGCGCTGTGAGGACATCCTGCAGCAGCTGCGGGCTGTGGTGCCCCAGATGGACATGGAAGGAGATCGCAACATCTGGATCGTGAAGCCAGGAGCCAAGTCCCGTGGACGAGGTGGGGGTCTGCCCCTGCTTCCCCGTACCAGCACCCTACACCCTCCCCAACCAGAGGCTCGGGATGTTAATAGTACAGCCTCTGTTGGAGCCAAACTGCCTAGGttcgaatcccagctctgctactgATACACATTGTGACCTTGAGGAAGTTATATCACCTCTTCgaacctcagttccctcatctgcgAGGGTTGATGATAATACCTCCTGTGAGGCCAGAATTAAATAAGGTAGTGCATGTACCACtcagcacagtgccaggcacaggaGCCACCCCATGAATGCTGGCTGCTGTGATGACAGTAgggcttccctagcagctcagcagtaaagagtccgccCGCCGATTCAGGAGAtaatgggttcaatccttgggtcggagaaatctgctggagaaggaaatggcaacccactccagtattcttgcctgggaaatcccatggacagaggagcctggcgggctacagtccatggcttcGCAAGagttcagacacgacttagcgactaaacagcatgATGATGATGCCAGCGCGTCCTCTCCTGCCCTGAGAGTTTAGGTTAACGCTTTAGGCAGGCCTGGTGGTACTCACTGCCGTTACTTGTTGTCTAAGGGCTCTCCGATTTGACTTAGGCATCCTTGTATGGTGTGGAACAGTGGTTTAAGGGTGTGGATGCTGAGAATCAGACTTCCTTAGTTCAAACCCAAGCTCTGCTCCCTAATATTTGAAAGAGCTGGGGTAGGTTAATTAACCTCTTCTGTGCCTCATTTTCATCCTTGGTAAAATGAAGCCAGTAATACCTACCCAAGAGGATTACATGAGTACAACATGGAAAGTGCTTTGATCCTATGCTTTTAGAGTAACTGCTATGTAAGTGCTGTTATTTTTAGCCACTATGTTGACTGCTCGGCATGAATGGAACTGAACAGGGCACCCAGCAGGCTGGGATGTTGCATTAGCCCAGCCTTTAAAAGATCGTTAAGGACTTCTGAGATataaaaaaaacagacttttggcaGCAGATCACTTCACATACTGCCCTTGGGAGAATTTGTTCGTGTCCTAGTGAAGCTGTTGCAGCTTCACATGCTGTGGGACACTCTCTTGGGATGTTTCTCTAAAActagcatcacagtcttttcttcttctgtcttggaaattgttttgttggttttttccaggattgaaaatacatatttgttattttttttaaaaaaagataagacaGTACAGAGAAGTGGAAGAAACCAAGGGTGCCTTTGATTTCACTGAGATAACTACTGTTTACCTTGTGGTG is a genomic window of Cervus canadensis isolate Bull #8, Minnesota chromosome 22, ASM1932006v1, whole genome shotgun sequence containing:
- the TTLL3 gene encoding tubulin monoglycylase TTLL3 isoform X4, encoding MQGPTAALLLRAGELGAAKQDSTAWFRQERGPVCTWPRKPQPLELRATSPAPWPRARHSEFRLPEEAPAHGQDWVCSPASARRLDCALQPSAHDSHAQGAEDPRPAGPSASPAQEHAPPQDGEATCGRPSWPKAKSWGGRSLVLWRGFSKASQHMGRLRNAKIHVERAVKQKKIFMIQGRYPVIRCLLRQRGWVEKKMVHHLGTTLPQPHKDLDSSVMGDSDTTEDEDEDEEEAFRPPQLFDFDELLEFDDLHGTHALMSRMVRNEIPYFIWTTRRDILDCRFLSKDQMINHYARAGSFTTKVGLCLNLRNLPWFDEADADSFFPRCYRLGAEDDKKAFIEDFWLTAARNVLKLVVKCEWKSNSVEEEEAPRDKQPRKQEKKPASVSPEFVDEALCACEEHLNNLAHMDIDKDVETPLYLSPEGWSLFLQRYYQVVHEGAELRYLDTQVQRCEDILQQLRAVVPQMDMEGDRNIWIVKPGAKSRGRGIMCMDHLEEMLKLVDCNPMMMKDGKWVVQKYIERPLLIFGTKFDLRQWFLVTDWNPLTVWFYRDSYIRFSTQPFSLKNLDNSVHLCNNSIQKHLENSCHRHPLLPTDNMWSSQKFQAHLQETGAPNAWSTVMVPGMKAAVIHALQTSQDTVQCRKASFELYGADFVFGEDFQPWLIEINASPTMAPSTAVTARLCAGVQADTLRVVIDRRLDRNCDTGAFELIYKQPAVEVPQYVGIRLLVEGSTIKKPLAMCHRRMAVRPALPHLLAPRGPGESKDSGSPAHRLLLPSAFMVPTLEVMCGLNPLKTELFLASIGRARPKANARPDSVTDQRPRHTS
- the TTLL3 gene encoding tubulin monoglycylase TTLL3 isoform X5 — protein: MQGPTAALLLRAGELGAAKQDSTAWFRQERGPVCTWPRKPQPLELRATSPAPWPRARHSEFRLPEEAPAHGQDWVCSPASARRLDCALQPSAHDSHAQGAEDPRPAGPSASPAQEHAPPQDGEATCGRPSWPKAKSWGGRSLVLWRGFSKASQHMGRLRNAKIHVERAVKQKKIFMIQGRYPVIRCLLRQRGWVEKKMVHHLGTTLPQPHKDLDSSVMGDSDTTEDEDEDEEEAFRPPQLFDFDELLEFDDLHGTHALMSRMVRNEIPYFIWTTRRDILDCRFLSKDQMINHYARAGSFTTKVGLCLNLRNLPWFDEADADSFFPRCYRLGAEDDKKAFIEDFWLTAARNVLKLVVKCEWKSNSVEEEEAPRDKQPRKQEKKPASVSPEFVDEALCACEEHLNNLAHMDIDKDVETPLYLSPEGWSLFLQRYYQVVHEGAELRYLDTQVQRCEDILQQLRAVVPQMDMEGDRNIWIVKPGAKSRGRGIMCMDHLEEMLKLVDCNPMMMKDGKWVVQKYIERPLLIFGTKFDLRQWFLVTDWNPLTVWFYRDSYIRFSTQPFSLKNLDNSVHLCNNSIQKHLENSCHRHPLLPTDNMWSSQKFQAHLQETGAPNAWSTVMVPGMKAAVIHALQTSQDTVQCRKASFELYGADFVFGEDFQPWLIEINASPTMAPSTAVTARLCAGVQADTLRVVIDRRLDRNCDTGAFELIYKQPAVEVPQYVGIRLLVEGSTIKKPLAMCHRRMAVRPALPHLLAPRGPGESKDSGSPAHSAFMVPTLEVMCGLNPLKTELFLASIGRARPKANARPDSVTDQRPRHTS